The Carassius gibelio isolate Cgi1373 ecotype wild population from Czech Republic chromosome B19, carGib1.2-hapl.c, whole genome shotgun sequence genomic interval tcagatcaggagtcttccccatgattgtgtagcctagcgaaccaaactgagagaccatttggAAGGCtcgggaaacctttgcaggtgttttgagttttttaatttattctaatttattgagatagtggattagtgggtttttgttaaatatgagccaaatcatcacaattaaaagaaccaaatacttaaactacttcagtctgtctgcactgaatttatttaatacctgAGTTTCACAGAGAAGCACCTATAAAATTAATATGATTGGAGATTGTTAAAGTGAATAAGGACAAATCATTctatgaaatgtaaatgtaattaataaattcataCAAAACATCTAAAGTTAAGGTTTCattgtgacaaaataaaaaatgggagTTTCAGCTGAAATGGATCTGTTAACATGGAACATTAAAAGTGTTTATCTTTTCACTGTTTAACTGTCACATAATTTAGCCTTCATGATCTGACACACTTCAGATTTAGCTGCAGCCATGTAGTGGGGTGAAGATGCATATTATCtttgaaattataataacaagataaatgggaaaaaaagaaagattgctTTGGATAGATTCCTTATCAGGTTATTTGTAGGCTTCATAGGTCATACATTAGACATATTATATTTATTGCAGGTGTTTCTTCATTTTTGCATTTGTAAGGACTATttataactttaaaatactttttataactAAGTTGACACGTTTCTTTTTTTAGATGGCTACATTTGAAGATTATTGTGTAATAACCCAGGAAGACTTGGAGGGTCTTAAAGATTGCATATCTACCCAGGATCTCCCATCAGCAGTAAAAACGATCAAGGAGTACTTTAAACAGCAGGATCTTGTAGAACTAAACATTGGTGTGACGGGAGAGTCTGGCTCTGGAAAGTCCACATTTGTCAATGCGTTCAGGGGTTTAGGAGATGAAGAAGAGGGCTCAGCTAAAACTGGTGTAGTGGAGACCACTACAGAACCAGAGGTTTACCTTCAcccaaaatacaaaaatgtgaaaGTGTGGGATCTGCCTGGCATTGGAACGCCAAACTTTAAAGCTGATGAGTATCTTGAACGGGTTGAGTTTAAGCGTTATGATTTTTTCATCATCATTGCTTCAGATCGGTTCAGAGAATGCCACACTCAGCTGGCCAAAGAGATCATGAGGATGGGGAAAACGTTTTATTTTGTTCGTTCCAAGATTGACTTCTGCATTACTGctgagaagaggaagaagagcttTGACCAGAAAACGACTCTGGAGACAATACGAGAGGACTGTGAAAAGGGTTAGTTATTCTGTTCTCATGACAATGTTTTTAACAACAAAGAGATGTAGATGTTctctttaaaattattatattaaccaagTATATTTTTCTcatgtaaaaacaatttttaatgtaattattaatataaaaatcatcATGTCCTGTCCGGATTCTGTTTAGGTCTGAGAAAGATCGGTATAAAAGATCCTGTTGTGTTTCTGATCTCTGGATGGGAGCTCGGaaagtatgatttaaatgttcTGCAGGAGAGGATGGAGAAGGAGCTTCCACAGCATAAGAGACGAGTGCTGATGTTGGCTTTGCCAAATATTACACTGGAGATTaatgagaaaaagaagaaagctCTAGAGGAAAACATTGGAAAAGTTGCCTTCCTGTCTGCTTGTGTGGCAGCTATTCCTCTCCCTGGACTTTCGATCGCTGCAGATATAGCCATCATAGCAGACGAGCTGAGAAAGTACTACCGTGCATTCGGTCTGGATGATCCATCACTGCAGAGGCTCTGTGAAAGATCTGGGAAGACCATCGAGGAGCTGAAGAGTCTAATGAAGTCTCCCCTCCATCAAGGCATAAACCCAAGTTCAATATTAACCTTGCTAGGTGCTGCATCCCTTCTTATATCAGAAGATGCCATTGAATTACTTGTGAGCTTCATACCAATTGTTGGCACTTTGGTGGCAGGAGGTTTGTCTTATCTGACAGTCTCAAGAATGCTCAAGAGAGCTCTGAATGACATAGCTGAGGATGCTAAGAATGTGCTGATGGCTTCATTGGAGACTGAAGTGTAACTGTAAAAAACGATGATAATATTCAACATCATTATAACTAACTGCTTTTGGGGTATTTGAAGACAAGTATATTTGTTTAtcacatttaatggcaaaatatCTAATCAACATTTATTATACAGATTTatctttacatgtatttactaaCAGTTAATTATATCGAAAGCAACTTATATTTGAGGAGAAAtacaaacaaattattaaatgtttacgATTTGATGTATTAATAATTGTAACATTTAGATAAATAACTGTAGTTACTGTTGTTTTCAATATACTACTGTTTTTGTTGTATATTACACATTATAAAAAGAATGCCATGAAATATTGAGTGTAACGTCATATTTATAAATCGTATTCAATGGATGCCACTTTACAAAGCCCTCCCTGAACCTACCGCTAAAAATagccaataaaatgtattttatttccacTTGTCAAATAgcctatttcttttatttttattgaaaataaatgccttttcaATATGATATGTGATGGGAAAAGGAGAAGGGCTGTGCACTCCACTTTTAGACATGCAAACTAGCCCTACGCACTTCCCCTCAGTGGAGTCTCTGCTGTCATTTTGATGTGCGTTTCACTTTATGAAGTGGGAAAGGGAAGATTATATGGACAGACTCTCGAACCTTTGATTTTGCCAGAGGGAGCAAGTCTGCTTCATATGCACACTTAATATATTCATACAAATCATCCCAAACCCAAACaactctataatatatatattattattatttttatttttttatgttcataaCATCCCAAGGATTCCTATATACATATAGAATGATGCACCAAACTAATTATTAAGGGAAAATTTTAAACAATTAACTAACTTGACATTTGCTCTGACACAGTTAaactgagttcttgtcatattttattaccatgttCTAAAGTATATagcgaataaactgtgataatgtgagaaatgttgaaggtgtcatTTTGGTTCGACTCTATATTTAACTTTCCTCTGTGTCATGGCTGTTAAATATGTAATTTGCAAACCTTGTGATCGTATTTCTACCTCCAGCTggattatgaaaatgtattaattggaGAGGGGATAAAACATAATTTTGGGAGTCAGCACTGACCAATATTGCATTGTGACTAATTCAGATTTTCTGCAGTTACAGACCAGCACTTCTGCTGTTTTGATTATCAGTCCAATACCAAACTGCACATTTACCAATGCATTATTTTTGTAGTCTTCAGTCTTTTTAATGACTGCAGGTCCTTTCATGCCATGTTCACCTATGTTCTAACAAAAGAAGCAT includes:
- the LOC127978897 gene encoding interferon-inducible GTPase 5 isoform X1 — encoded protein: MQINGPDSQAGVTKMATFEDYCVITQEDLEGLKDCISTQDLPSAVKTIKEYFKQQDLVELNIGVTGESGSGKSTFVNAFRGLGDEEEGSAKTGVVETTTEPEVYLHPKYKNVKVWDLPGIGTPNFKADEYLERVEFKRYDFFIIIASDRFRECHTQLAKEIMRMGKTFYFVRSKIDFCITAEKRKKSFDQKTTLETIREDCEKGLRKIGIKDPVVFLISGWELGKYDLNVLQERMEKELPQHKRRVLMLALPNITLEINEKKKKALEENIGKVAFLSACVAAIPLPGLSIAADIAIIADELRKYYRAFGLDDPSLQRLCERSGKTIEELKSLMKSPLHQGINPSSILTLLGAASLLISEDAIELLVSFIPIVGTLVAGGLSYLTVSRMLKRALNDIAEDAKNVLMASLETEV
- the LOC127978897 gene encoding interferon-inducible GTPase 5 isoform X2; its protein translation is MATFEDYCVITQEDLEGLKDCISTQDLPSAVKTIKEYFKQQDLVELNIGVTGESGSGKSTFVNAFRGLGDEEEGSAKTGVVETTTEPEVYLHPKYKNVKVWDLPGIGTPNFKADEYLERVEFKRYDFFIIIASDRFRECHTQLAKEIMRMGKTFYFVRSKIDFCITAEKRKKSFDQKTTLETIREDCEKGLRKIGIKDPVVFLISGWELGKYDLNVLQERMEKELPQHKRRVLMLALPNITLEINEKKKKALEENIGKVAFLSACVAAIPLPGLSIAADIAIIADELRKYYRAFGLDDPSLQRLCERSGKTIEELKSLMKSPLHQGINPSSILTLLGAASLLISEDAIELLVSFIPIVGTLVAGGLSYLTVSRMLKRALNDIAEDAKNVLMASLETEV